The Callospermophilus lateralis isolate mCalLat2 chromosome 18, mCalLat2.hap1, whole genome shotgun sequence nucleotide sequence ctggctgctgtggtTGGTGTTTTCTTCCTATTGAAGCATGCTGGAACAACTTGTATTTCTCCTGCATTCATGCTGCTAAGCACTCAAATGCTTTTGGTAGGAAGGGAAATACATTCAAAATGCAGATCTTCTggtcacttggcagatactgaaATAACTTACCACAACTTGCTTTATTTTGAATaacaagtttattttttaaaggcaTATAGATAATAAACAAAGTAAACATTTAAACAGATCTTAACTTCTGTACTAGAATTGTTTTATTAAGGTCCAGTCTCTAAACATTTTAGCTCAATAATCATCATCTTCATCAGAGTCCATTACTTTTCTTCTGTTGAACTAGGGGAAAAATTAAATGAATGTCATAACGTATTTAATAAAGCATAACTCAgatttctgaaaagaaaaatttctacCCACTCAGGACTGTGTGTATGtctattttttttgtggtgttggggacagaacccagggtctcatgcacgaCAGGCaaatgagttacattcccagtcctatgtctttaaaacaacttcatgaGCAAAGAGGGCAGCAGTTGGGCGACAGGAACCTTAAACATTAAAACCTCAATAAATAAAGTTTCTTCCAGAACTTCCATGTGAGAAGCCATCTATGAACTAAAACGATGTTGAAGCCATTAGTCTGGAAAGCCTGGTATCAGGAACTCCCAGCAACAATCCTGCTGATTTGAGAATGCCTGGTTCATGTGGCCTCCTAGCTCTGTCACAAGCTCAGTACAGCATCAGAGATGGGACGACCACTTAGCTCCATCACAAGTTCAGTATAGGATAAGAGATGGGATGACCCACTGGAGTCATCACACAGCCTCTAGGAGATGGGTGTGGCTTGCCaaaatgccaatcaacctgtGTACTGCAAGCCCCCTGCCACACTGAGAAGCGAGCACCAAGACTCCTCCtgctgaaaccttatccctgcctttgatgtactccTCCTTAAATAAAGAGTACCCTCCTGTTTCAGTTGTTCAGTTCCAGCTCTTATTAGGACTGGAAAGCCTATCAGGCACCCCCGCTTTTTATCTAATTTCTGGCTCTGCCTTTATTTCTTAATAATTATTTCAGACTTAATTATTTCAGACTGAGCAGGAACGTACCCTGATGGGGTGTGCTGGTCACCCCACAATATTTCCATGTTATAAAACTGTCTAAATACTGAAAGATGTTTTGATATGGCAGTTGTATATTCAACCCTTAACATTTAATGTATCAACCTTTTCATTTGCAGAAACTTACTTTAActgttgttttcttttctgtttgttggcttactTTTTCAAGGATTTCTATTAAGCCTTGTTCTGATACCTAGGATAatcaggaaaaaagagagagagagagagagagagagagagagagagagagagagagaaaagaggaaaggaGTGAGTTagggggttagaactactggtttaAGTTCCAACTAAATTGGCTTTGCTATATTCCTCAGTGGGAGAATAGATAATATTCACCAAACAGCTCTTCAGAAAAGTTCAAAACAaacatatttataagaacatcttTATCATCACTAGTAGACAATGAAAAATACACCACTGTGTTGTCAGGGGAAAGACATTCTACCTCTGCCCATGAAAAGCTTAAACCCAACCTTGGAGGAAACACCACCCTCAAAAAGATCAACAGGTTGTCTTTCTCACATGCTAGgcgccaagtgctctaccactgagccacaaccccagcccgagggAAGGTTTTCTTAGTTGTTCTTAGTGTAAAGGGCTAAGGAAGCAGCAGGTGGAACTTGAAAGAAGGCTAGGCTTGCCAGATGATCCCCACACCTCatggcctttcagcaacacaaatGATAATCAAAGGATTAAAATCTCTCCTCatttgcaaacaaaacctaacttCTACCTAAACAGGTAGTATTTTAATTGATATTATTGACAAGCCTTGTTTCCAGTGCAGGAAATAATTTAAGTTAAGCTAGCTAACCCTAAGTCATTGGGTCACACAGACATCAGCAAGGTTCCATAGCAATGTCAGGAAAGGAGAAAGCATAGCATTTCGAGAAAGGCAATTATCTTTCAGAACTGATGACTGTTTTATCCTTTAAAAAATTCTTCACAGGAGAAAAAAGCAAAATCCCACAAATTTTATAATTGGATGAACAGTAAATTGACCTGGGGAAGCCATGTTTTGATAAAGCAGGTAAGAGTGGGTAAAATTCCCTCAAGGTAGGCCAAGCTCACCTTCCCGCTGAGTTGTCCATATCTTGCCAACTGTATAAGATAATTTTCTACTGCTTTAGTTTTTTCAGGCTTTACAAGGGCTAAATTacttactgtaaagaaaaaaaacatacaaaaagaCATCAAAACTAAATGAACTCATATTTATATTATACCTTAAAACTACGAATTGACGTTTCCAAAGCAGTTCACAAGCGTGTATTGTCTCCAAATCAGAGAAGTAGGTAGGGCACACAATGGCTACTCCTCTTAAAGCCAGAGTTCACCCATGTCAATCACAGTTGTACAGCCAAGATTAAACTTGGGTTCTCAGATTTTAAGCCCCATACTGTCTTGTTTCTTAAAATGACTGCCTTCTGAAAAGTAATTTATTTATTACTATGCATATAAAATGATGGTGATCATCTACAGCTATCTGTCCTTTCTGAACTCAAATTGAGCTTACATTTACAACACAGAAGATACAGAAGATAGTTCCTTCTGATTGGCTAAtttttttctatgtatttttttttgttttattataaaaAACTGCATATACAACAAAACCAAGACTGTCACCAATCCTTAAGTCCCCATCACCCATGTCAAACAGGCAACAATTTGACTGTTTCTATTTTAGAGTTGTTTTCTACCAATTTTACTGAAAAGACACTTGGAAAAGATTTTCTTGCTAAGAAGAGAAGTGAGCTGGCAGTTTTAACAATTCAACAATTCAAGGAATTTTCTCTAGGTTTATAAATTTCACACTTCTTACAAATAATGTTATCTCAAGTATTTTTAGGTAAAACAGACATTTACTCTAGAGAGCAGTAACTGCATATGTATCTCCCCAATCAAGCCAATTTTATGGAAATATCTTAAAGGAAATGGAAGATGCTTACACCTGGCCCGGGCTGACTGATCCAGAACTTGGGCCAAGATACTGTTTCtcatttctgcttccctacaaTAAAAACATAGGTCAAGCAAAATTAGAACTAGGCTGTCAGCATACCTACAGAACATACATAAAAAGTAACAAAATGTTTCTTACGATAGACACCTGTGATACACAGACTGTGCTGTGGTGTTTCTGCCTTCAAATAGCCAGCTTTGTTATATGGTTGTAACCCTACCATGTTTTCAGGAAacttaaatattttcataattagAGAGGAGTTTCAGTTCAACCACATTTACCAAAATTTTAAGTACCTATTGTGTGATAGGTGCTTGAAACTTAGTGGGATTTCAGGCAATGAGAATCACCAATTAATTGATTAATCTGTGCCGTTTCCAGGGACAGGAAGGACATATTAGAGATAAGCTCAGGCCCAGGGAAGACATATTAGAGAGACACAGGTCACCACGGCCGAGCTAAAACCAAATACAGTTGCTCAGGGatctcagttctatttttgagtgGAGAAGGGTAGTAAGATTATAACTCTGCAACTACTCTTGCTTCTTTCTATATACTCAAAGAGGAACTAGTTCATATTCGTAGGGCAATGGTTTCAAACTTTAATGtagtaaattaattttttttttttcctcaagtgaAGCCCTTCAGGGAACCTGAAGGGTGTACTCTGGCTGCATTAGAGAGCTGGGGCTTGTTGTGCCCACTATTCATTTCAACCTAGGAGCCCTAGAGATTAAGGAATACAGTTTAAAGATACAATTCCTGAGTACTTAAAATCTGCTATTAAGTAGTAGTAGTATTATATTTCACTCAATCTAAAATGTCACCCATTGTAAGATGCACCatagttttatgtatttttaagagtttttttttttttttttttaaaggtactcTAGTTTATGGGTCTCTTAAGAGGCCCCCACTCAAAGCTGGTGTCAAAAAGCAACatgcatgggctggggttgtggctcagtggtagagcacttgcctagcatgtgtgaagcactgggttcaatcctcagccccgcatgtaaataaacaaaggtccatcaataagtaataaaaatattgaggaaataaaagcaaTATGCTCTATAAAAGATAAACAAGAAATAAGCCTGCCATGCAACAGCAAGGAATTCTTCATGTATCTGACCCAAAGTggaggaaggaaaaaataaaagttcctcTGAAAATTTGAACAGCAAGCTTTAGTTTTACAGGGTTTCTGTCTGACTTCACACTACCAGGCAAGAGGGAGAAGAGAACctcaaacaaaattttaaaagatctcAGATTTCAAATGAATCCAAGAAATGGCAGAAGTAAAAGTAAATACTCTGTGGAAGAATCCAGGACAAGCAatcaattataatgcattccaatttcaaatgttaaaatgtgaaaaaatgtaCTTCTCAGAACCAACAAAATTTGAATAGTTTTACTTCCTTCATATCACTCAGTGTTTATCATCTGCCTTTTTCTAAACCCTCACTTTCTTGCCTACCTCTAAAAACCCAATACAGTGCCTGACCCAAAGCAAATGACAAAGGGAGTTTAAAAGGTAGCATGAGGACACGGGGGGAAGAATCAGGAGTTGTTCAACTGTTTAAAGTTATATGAGATGAAAAACTTCTAGAGCTATTGTACAACAATGTGAATACAGTGACCACTACCGAATAGtatacttaaaaacaagaatagcTGCAATAgtaaattttattacttttttttttaccccaaaagaaaaaaataggcagTATGATGGGGCAATCAAATATTCATTTGATTAACTTGGCCAGTGAGGTGCTCTGCCTTCTGCTGGTATAAAAATGAGACTAGTATAATGggtgatatttatttttattattttttaaacagatGATATTTACTGAAGTGTTCAACTGTCACAACACACCAATGAATTAGTTCTATTATGCTGTGTTAAGGCAGTCACAGTTTAGCAGATAAACAGTAATTGTAATACAAGGTATTAAATGTGTAtttaattaacaaataataaAGATTCCTCGATGACAACTCATGGCAAAAATCACTAGGCCAGGACAAGGTTCAAGGCTTATACACCTGTAAACATTTCGGGTGGGGTGGGGGTTTGGTTCATTTGATGAAACCACCTCTCAAGAAGTTCAGATGTCCAGCCCATCATACCTGTGTTTTGCTTCTTGTTGTGCTGCATCGCTAggatcctgaaaaaaaaattttttttttcattgagtgTAATTTCACAAAGGGGTAAAAACAGAACCCATTCTGCTTTCTTTCTGATACATACTAGAGACAGCTTTTCTAATAATCAAAACCTGGGCTCAGAGAAGTCAGCGAGATAGTCTCCATGAACTTCTGAAGTCACAACTCATAGAACGTTTGAGAACACAGACAACCCCGGTTTCCTACACTACGCTTCCTAAAACGTGCCTCCGAATTAGGGGCACTGATGATGCAAACCACCTGGCTCCATCCCTAACCCGCTCCTCCCCGGCTTCGCGCTACAGGCAGGCGCTCCTCCAGCCCCGGGTCCCGGACCTGACCAGTCGGCTGTCCCGCTCCGTCGGGGCTGGAGTTCGCCGGTCCCCGCGCCTGAAACACAGCGGGCCCTCAACGGAACGCGAGGCCACTCGGGGTACAACAACTcaattctagaaaaactgggtTCCGATCGGCGGGCACGGCAGTGGACGATGGCCAGCCCCGAAAGCCGAGGCTGAGGGAGGGGCGAGGCTAAGGTTTTCCCCCGGGCGAACGTCCGGCCCAGCGAACCCCCTCGGGGGCTGCCAGACCCTCATCCAGAACCACCGCGCACGTGCTCGGCGCCAGCCCGGGACCCCGCGACTGGGAAGGGGCCTCGGCGGCCCCAGGGTAGGCTACGACCCCGCGGGGGCAGCGGACAGGTCCACGGCCCGGGAGGCTAACGCCCGAGCGCTCAGCCGGGTGCCGTGCGCTCCACCCCAGGCGAGGGCGGCGCCCGCACGCTCACCCCGTGCTTCGCCTGCAGCTCGGCCAGCCTCTGCTTCCTCAGCGTCTCCAGCTCCTCGTCCGCCATGCTGCGGCCGACGGGGGTCGAGCAGCCGCCGCGCTCTCGGGCCCACTCGGAGCGATCTCGAGCCCACTCAGAGGGACCTCCGCAGCCCCTGGGCGCGATCACGACGCTCACTACTGCGCAGGCGCCCTCAGCGCCCAGGCATCACCAATCCAGCCCCGAGCACTCAGGGCGCCCGGGAGAGGCCCGATTCCCCGATCGCTGGCTGCTGGGCTTGGGCGGGTGGCGGGATAGCGGTATGGTGGGGAGGGACCCTAGACTGAAATCTCCCGCGGAGCCTGGGGACCTAACCTCCCTGCCCGCATTCCACGGCTGTAAATGCGTGGATGCCGGCTGGGAAAAAACTGGACTGCGATTTGGAAAAAGAAACTAATCTAGATCTATGTCGTCAACAAGGAGAATAGTTATAGGTGGAATTTGTTGGGACCTTTAAAGTGCTAGGCTCATCGCATCACCATTGATAGACGAGGAACCAGGGGCTCAGAATGGCAAAGTGGAGTGATGGAAATGTACCAGAACTGCATTGTGGCGATGGCTGCACAGTTCTTaaatgtgctttaaaaaaaaaaaaaaaaaagttgtacacTTAAAATGGCTTGGGGTAACAGTGGGAGGACAAAGTCGAAGACACTCGCGGAAGGCCCCCCCACCCCAgccattggacaagttaaacttggaGGCTGAGAACTAAGTTGGCGATGGGGCAGTGGGATGGGGGGTGGTGTCACCTCCCAGGCCCTCTCTCCGATGGGAGGATGCTGGGATTGGCCTCTGTGGCCCAGTGAACTTTGGCGGTGTCTTTGGAATGAGGACTCTGGGAAGAGGGAGGATACTCAACTCCCTGACCCGTTAACTCATGGTGGTAATCCGTGTTTGGAGTTTTAATTGTGGCAAAAGTATACAGAACATAAAGTTTATCGTTTTTTAAGACAACTTGTTTTTttaacctttgttttatttttatgtggtcctcaggatcaaacccagagccacacacatgccaggcaagtgctctaccactgagctacaaccccagccctgctttcATCGTTTTTTAAGTATACAGGCCAGTGGCATCAAATTCATTTACACTGTTGGGCAGCCGGCACCACCAtctctagaactttttttttttggtggtggtggttggggGGGAGTATCAAGATCGAACTCggggacactcagccactgagccacatccacagccctactttgtattttatttagagacaggatctcactgagttgctcagggccttgcttttgctaaggctggctttgaactcgagatcctcctgcctcagcctcctgagctgctgggattacccaCTCATCCCAAACTGAAACTCCACCAAATAACTATTTCCCCCTCCTCCGACCCCTGACAAACATCTTTCTACTTGTGGTCTCTGTGAATGTACCTATTTATACACTATTTGtcctgtgactggcttatttcacctagtGTGATGTCTTCAGGCTTCATCCATGTTGCAGCACATAACAGAACTTCATTCTTTTTGAAGGCTGAATGTATTCCATCGCATGTATGTATACACTACATTTGGTTTAAAAAGTTCATCCATCAGTGGACCCTGGTTGTGCCcatcttttggctattgtgaataatgctgctgtgaacttGGATGTACAAGTATCTGTACAATTATTTTGGGTAAGCCTGATTCAGTGGTGGCAGGCCTTTAATCCCAGAGTatgggaaggctgaagcaggaggatctcaagtttgaggccagcctcagcaacttaagtccCTGTATCCAAATAGAAAATcataagggatggggatgtagcacagttgaagagtgccctgagttcaatcctcagtaccatttaaaaaaaggaaaaaaaattctggtACATATACAGAATTGGAGTTGCTGAACATGGTAAACCTATGTTCAAAATTTTGAGGAATTTTTCCACAGGGGAAACACTATTTTACCTTCTTATTAGCAATGCACCAAGTTCCAATGTCACCACCTTCtcacttattttcttttgttttaaatagcCATCCTAATAGGTTCGCGGAggttatgttgtgatttcaatttgcctttccctaatgattagagatattgagcatcttttcatatgcatGTTAGCTATTTGCATATCTTCTGTAGAAAAATGTGtattcaagtcctttgcccatttaaaaaTAGGGTTTCTTTTCTATTAAGTCATAAGAATTCTTTACATATACTGAATATCAagctttatcagatatatgattttcaaatattttcttccatttcatAGTTTGACTTTTGTGTCTTTTAATgcacaaaattttaattttcatttagtcCAAACtatctattttttctttaattgcctgtgcttttgatgtcATATCCAAGAAATAACTTTCAATTCTAATGtcataaagattttctcctatgtttcccttttctttttctttttttttttaatatttattttttagttttcggcagatacaatatctttatttgtatgtggtgctgaggattggacccagcaccgcgcacatgccaggcgatcatgctacggcttgagccacgtctccagccctcccttttcttttttttttaatatttatttttcattgtagttagacacaatatattttatttattttttttaatgtgggctgaggatcgaacccagggcctcgcacatgctaggcaagcactctaactgctgagccacaaccccaggcccttgtATGCTTTCTTGTATAGAATCTTTTGCTTAAGTCTTTGGTCcatttttgagttaatttttgtatggtGTTGGGTacagatctacttttttttttttggcatctgGATAGTCAGTTTACCAGTACCTTTGTTTAAAAGGCTGCCCTTTCAGGCTAGGATtgcagctcagcggtagagcgcttgccttgcatatgtgaggcactggatttgatcctcagcaccacataaaaaatcatccctttacaactgaaaaaaaaaaaggcttcttTTTCCTCATTGAATATTGTGGCATCCTTGTCAGAAATTATCTAAATGTATCTTTAACAGTTTATTTGtaggctattttattttttggtctaTGGTCATCTCAGTACCTAAGAGATGAAAGTAACCCAAGTGTCCATGCTGGTGCCACAGtgttttgattactatagctttgtagtaagttttcaaatcaggaagtgtgaatcctcctacttttgttatttttcaagattattttTGTACTTCAGGTCTTTTGGGATTCCATATAAAttgtaggatatatttttttttctatttttgcaaaaaaaaaattagggaatttgggtagaaattgcattaaatgtgtgtaatattattttaacaatattgtcttctaatccatgaacataggatgtctatttaatgactttttaaatttctttcagcaatgttttatg carries:
- the Pdcd5 gene encoding programmed cell death protein 5: MADEELETLRKQRLAELQAKHGDPSDAAQQEAKHREAEMRNSILAQVLDQSARARLSNLALVKPEKTKAVENYLIQLARYGQLSGKVSEQGLIEILEKVSQQTEKKTTVKFNRRKVMDSDEDDDY